The bacterium genome segment CTATCGCAATGATAAGAATTCGTTGAAGTATTTACAGGCTTCCGATCCAATAGAAAAACTCAGTATCTTTCGTGCAAGATTAGTTCCCTTCGCCGTCTACGGTGAAAAAGGGGATCGCACGATTCGGTGGAAGCGGGATAGAATCATTTATGAAATAGCATTGAATTTCGGCTATGCCGTCGTCAAAGATGATAACTTCAAGCCGGTGTTTTTTGATCTGAACAGGCTGGGCGTGGGTATTGGCATTGCAGCAGATACCTTCGGCGATCAGCCGAGCTTTTTATCCGTGAGTTTGAGTTATGATATTAATACGTATTCAACCATTTCTTTTGGTACGAATATCGTCGACAAGCCGTTCTTTTTTATGGGCGTAGGGATTAATTCACGTGCATTCAAAGATTTGGTCAAGGAATCGGCTAAGATTTTTTCTGCTTCATCGCAGTAATTTGATACGATTCGACTGTTATTCAAGAGGCGCGTACTTATAAACTATATTAGTGCTGAAAGCAGCCACAAATACATTGCCCACGGCATCAATAATAACACCGGAAGCAAGGCTGCCGCCCGGGAGAAGAATTTTTGCCACTACTTTTCCATACGAATTCATTTTAACAACCCTGTCGCCGCTTCCAGAGTAAATGTATCCTGCGTTATCTTCGGAGAGATAATACTTGAGATCAATCGGGATAAATGAGCGTATGAAACCACCTGTATTAGTAAAAACCTGAACCCGCTTGTTGTCTTCACTTACCATTACGGTTCCATCGTTTAACACGACAATTCCCCAAGGATAAACAAACTGTCCTATTCCACTTCCATTGTTGCCCCACTTTGTGATAAAATTTCCGTCGAAATCAAATTTTTGAATACGATCATTATTGTGATCAACGACATATAAGTATGAATCGTCAACAGCTAAATCGCGAAGTGCTGCGTTAAATTGTCCATTTCCTGTTCCGAAAGAACCAAAAGTCAATAATATATTCCCAAGAGAATCACACTTAATAATGCGACTGTTCCCCGAGTCGGCAATATAGAGATGTCCATTTTTGTCGAAAACGATTCCTCTCGGATAATTTAATCCGGGTGTCATGGAGCGGAGAAAGCTTCCATTTGAAGTAAACACTTGAATGCGATTATTATTCCAGTCTGAAACATAAATATTACCACTACGATCAGTTGCTACTCCAAAAGGACCTATGAATTGTCCATCAGAAATCCCAGCAGTACCCCATTGCGTCACATAGGTATATTTTTGCAAACGATAGCCGCTATCAATTGGGCTGTATGGACTGAACAAACTTGCTGCACCAAAACGAGATCTAACTTTATAAAAATAATCTGTAATAGCTGTAGCGGTTCCATCATTGTAAAGTGTATCTGTTGTTATTGTAATGAGGCTGTAACTTCCGTCCATGCTCCCAGATCGATAAATCTCGTAGCTGCTCACTCCTTTAACGCTATTCCATGAAATAGTGATTTTGTCTTCGTCTGACCCATCAGTTGCCGAAATAATACTGGGTGCTATTAAGCGTCTAAGGTATCCCATATCCGAATCGCTCAACTCACTTACGCGCACACCATTCCTGCACCGAACTTTATAGAAGTATGCAGTCAACGGATCACCTATTGTAGAATCATCATAAACTAGATTCATTGTTGATCCAATAGGATCATATTCTTGTTTTACAGGATTAAAACGGAAGACTTCATAAAACTGTGCAATTGGTGAACCAGTCCACGTAATTCGTATTTTGTCTACAAACTCACTATCGGATGCAGCAACATTGGCAGGACGATCAGTGAGTCCAATTTCAATACTATCGCGATAACCTATATCTTCGTCACTGAAATCACTGACTTTTGAACCGTTTCGGGCGCGAATTTTATAAGAATAAATCTTAAATACTGTTGTTGCACTGGAATCGTCAAAATCCGTTTCATCTGTTGTTCCAATCTTTTGATATTCTGATATAGTCGTATCAGATCGAAAAATATCATAAGATTGAACACTTTGTAAAGGAACCCATGAAATTTTGATGCGGTCAGCAAATGTACCATCTGAAGCTTGAACTTCGGTCGGTGGCAGGATATCCTCAGATTTATTCTCATCACAAGAAATTAACCAAAAATATGAAGTGAGGCAAAGCACTATGATGACTTTCATTTTAACACCTGAAATTTAGATTTGTTATTTTTTTTAGCTTTGATAGAACGCAACAAATATATCATTGGCGCAATAGATTATCAAGCTAATTTGCGTTTTTCATGATTTGGATAATGCTAATATAGTTTTAAACTGTGCTAAAATTCATTTGCATCTCTGCTTTGACTTCTTTAGATTGCCCACGTTTTCACAAACTACATTTCGATCCTTTTTGAGACCTTAGATGAAATCTTTGTTATCGTCGTACGTGACGCTGACGAAACCCACCATTATGCTGCTCGTGATTTTTACGGGAGCGACTGCGCTCTTGGTCGAAGGCAGTCTTATTCATGAACCGGTGAAATTTTTTCTCGTTCTGCTCGGATTGTATCTGACCGGCGGTTGTGCGAATGCGCTGAATCAGTACTTCGAGCGCGATATCGATGCGCGCATGGACCGCACGAAAAAACGCCGTCCTTTGCCGATGGGTGATTTGAGCGCGCGGCATGCATTGATCTTCTCCGTATCGATCGGGGCGATCGGCGTCGTGATATTTGCCGCGGTGTTCAATTGGCTCACGGCGATGTTATCGCTGGGCACGATTTTGTTTTACAGTCTTTTCTACACATTATATCTCAAGCCTAATACTTCCCAAAACATTGTCATCGGCGGAGCCGCAGGTGCGATGGCGCCGGTCGGTGCATGGGCGGCCGCTACAGGCACGATGGCTGTGGCGCCGTGGATCATGTTCCTGATCGTATTTTTCTGGACGCCACCGCATTTCTGGGCGCTGGCTTTATTCTGCAAAGACGATTACGTCAAAGCTAAATTGCCGATGATGCCCGTCGTGAAAGGCGATGACAGCACGCTCAATCAGATGTTTTTTTATTCGATTGTTCTGGTAGCTGTGAGCCTGGGTTTGATCGCATTCGGCGGCGGAGCATTGTATGCAGCCGTCGCGATCGTGCTCGGCGCGATGTTCCTGAAAAAATGCTGGGATGCGAAACACACTAAAACGGAAAAACAAATCCGTGGATTATTCGGCTTTTCAATCGTGTATTTGTTTGCATTGTTTTTTGCGATGATTCTTGACCGGTTTGTGTCGAACGTTCTTTAAAAAATTGACCTATTTGATAAAAATTGGCGCCGATTGTCATGCGAATGTAAAATTTTTCTTGCATGTTTTCGGATGAGCTTTTATATTAGCGACCAATTTACGCTCCCTCAGCACGTTTAGAACATTTTATCTGTTTCTCATAGTGTGTTAGAAGAGCGGGTTCGAACCAAGCATATCTTCCCGCCAAGTTCTTTTTAACATCTTTAAGGTATTATTTTGTTTTTACGCTTTTTCACTGGTTCGGATTATTAATCAAGATTGTGAAAGATATAACGAAGGAGAAACTGCGTGGCGCAAATTTTTTCGAAAAAGGCTAACAAGGTCCCGTTGATCCTGGTTGCAGCCGTGACGTTCGGACTGGTTGGTGCCGTCGGCTTTTTGTGGTATTACGGTTCGCCGAAATTTACCGACGTCGGTTATCGCCCCAAGCAGCCCGTTCCGTACAGTCACAAATTGCACGCGGGTGATCTCGGAATGGATTGCCGCTATTGCCACACGGGTGTGGAAAAATCAGCCGTCGCAATGGTACCGCCGACCAATACGTGTATGAATTGCCATAAGATGGTGTTGACGCAGAGCGAAAAACTTTTGCCGGTGCGTGAAAGTTTTGCCAGCGGCATGCCGGTCGAGTGGGTGAAAGTTCATAAAATTCCCGACTACGCGTACTTCAATCACAGCGTACACATCAATGCAGGCGTCGGATGCGAATCCTGTCACGGCAACGTCGCACAAATGGAAGTGGTCGAACAGAAACAGCCGCTCAGCATGGGCTGGTGTCTGGAATGCCATCGCAATCCCGACATGCATCTTCGCAAGCCCTCCGACATTACCAAAATGGGCTGGGTTCCTCCCAAAGATCAACTCGCTTTCGCCGCACAAGTTAAAAAAGAAAAACATATTGCTCCACCAGAAGATTGTTCAGGATGTCACCGATGAAAGAAAAAAATACGAATAAAACGTACTGGCGCAGTTTGGATGAACTCGCCGACACGGACGAATTCAAAGAACTCGTTCAACGCGAATTTCCCGAAGGCGCTTCGGAAATGTCGAATCCGCTTACGCGGAGGAATTTCCTGAGCCTGATGGGCGCGTCGCTGGCGTTTGCCGGACTGGCAAGTTGCCGCCGTCCCGTCGAAAAGATCATTCCATACGTCGTCAAGCCGGAAGAAATTACGCTGGGTCTTGCCGAGCACTATGCGACCGTGATGCCGTTTGGCACGCGTGCGTATGGCGTGGTCGTCGAAAGCCATGAAGGCCGTCCGACGAAGATCGAAGGCAATCCCAAACATCCGTCGTCGATGGGCGGAACCAATTCATTCATTCAGGCGTCGATTCTCGGATTGTATGATCCGGATCGTTCGAAATTCCCGGTGAATGCCGGCGCTCAAAAAACGTGGGCTGATTTCGTCACCGCATGGCGTGAATTATATACACAATTTGGCGCTTCGAAAGGCGCCGGATTGGCGGTATTGTCGGAATCGTTTGCGTCGCCGACGATGGCGCGTTTGAAAGCAGAATTTATCAAACAATTTCCGCAAGCCAAATGGGTGACGTACGAACCGCTCAGCGATGAAAATATTTATGAAGGCGTTAAAATCGCCACGGGCAAAATGCTGCAGCCGACCTACGATTATTCGCAGACGCAAGTCATTCTCACGCTCGATGCGGATATTTTATATGGTGAAAACGATAACGTTATGGCTGCGCGCGGATTTGCCGACGGCCGCCGGATGAAATCGGAATCCGACTCGATGAACCGTTTGTATGTCGTCGAAAGTACGATGACGGTGACGGGCGGAATGGCCGATCATCGCCTTCGCCTGCAAAACCGCCAGGTCGGCGCTTTTACAGCGGCATTAGCGGTAGCATTACAATCACAAGGTTTGAATATTAATGTCAGCGGTCTGACGTCGTCAGGTTCGTTTGATGAAAAATGGATCAACGCTGTCGCAAAAGATCTGATCAAAAACGGCGGCAAGAGCATCGTCGTAGCCGGAGCCGGACAACCGGTGGGCGTTCACGCGATCGTTACCGCGATCAATGACGCTTTAGGCAACACCGGCAAGACGGTGACGTACCGCGACATGCAGGATGCGAGCGTTTCGAATCGCACCGAATTGGCCGACCTCGTCAAAGCCATGAATGAAGCCAACGTGCTGACGCTGATCATGTTGGGCGGTAATCCGGTTTACAATGCACCGGTTGATCTTGATTTTGCCACCGCTCTCTCTAAAGTTCGCACAACCATTCATCTGAGTTCCCACGTTGATGAAACTTCCAAACTCACAACGTGGCATATTCCGCAAACGCATTATCTTGAAATGTGGGGCGATGCCCGTTCGACTGACGGAACGGTGAGCGTCATCCAACCGCTGATCGAACCGCTTTTTGGTTCGACCAGTCCGATTGAAATGTTGAATCTGATTGCTACCGGACGTGACGTGCGCGGATATGAAATCGTTCGCGAAACGTGGCAGAGTTTATTAAAGGGCCTGGATTTTGAAAAGAAATGGCGGCTCACGCTGCACGACGGTTTAGTCGAAGGCAGCGCGGCAGCAGGTAGCACGATTAAAGTCGATACCAAAGCTATCGGCCAATATGTTGCGGCCAATCCTTTTGCCGGCGATGCGGCTTCTTCCAATGATCTTGAAATTGTTTTCGTTCCTTCCAATGCCTCGTTTGACGGCCGCTTTGCCAATAACGGATGGTTACAGGAATTACCTAACGCGATTACAAAGATCAGTTGGGATAACCTTGCTATCATGAGTCATAAGACGGCGAAAGAGATGGGATTGCATAATAATCTGAAAGACGGCAAATACAAGCAGTCGATGATCCGCCTTGAATACCAAGGCCGCGATCTGATCATGCCTGTGTGGATTCAGCCCGGACAAGCCGATTATTCGATCACGGTTGCTCTCGGCTACGGCCGTACAGACGCCGGCCGGATCGGTAACGATATCGGATTTAATACCTACATGTTCCGTTCTTCATCGGCGCCGTATTTCGACAAAGGTTTGAAAATTACCAAAACCGATAAAACGTATCTCGTCGCTTGTACGCAAGATCATCACGGATTAGATGAAGAAACTTTGGCGAAACAAGGCGTCGAAGAACGTCTGCCGTTGATCTACCGCGAAGCGACATTGGAAGAATATAAAGCCAAACCTGATTTTGCTTCATACAAAGAAGTCCAGCCAGGTTTAGTTCCTCTGATGGGGAAAGACGGTAAGCCGTTGTCGATTTATGATTCACCGGTCGATTACAGCAAAGGTTATCAATGGGGTATGGTGATCGATCTCAATGCATGTATCGGCTGCAATGCTTGTACAATTGCTTGTCAAAGTGAAAATAATATTCCGATCGTGGGTAAAGAACAAGTTGGCAATGGCCGTGAAATGCACTGGATCCGTTTGGATCGTTATTATCGCGGCGACATGGATCAGCCGGAAATGGTATACCAACCGGTAGCATGCCAGCATTGCGAAACGGCTCCATGCGAACAAGTCTGTCCCGTTGCGGCGACCGTTCACGACAAAGAAGGATTGAACACCATGGTGTACAACCGCTGTGTCGGAACACGTTACTGTGCCAACAACTGTCCTTATAAAGTTCGCCGCTTTAACTTCCTTGACTACAATGGCGGCGTCAGCGGTTTCTTCCAGCATGATATGCCTGAAATTCTTAAAATGTCGAAGAATCCGGATGTCTCGGTCCGCCAGCGCGGTGTTATGGAAAAATGTACGTATTGCGTGCAGCGTATCAGCGAAGGTAAAATTGCCGCGAAAAAAGAAGGCCGTGAAGTCAAAGACGGTGAAATCATGTCGGCGTGCCAGCAAGGCTGTCCGACGAACGCGATCGTGTTCGGTAATATCAATGATCCGAACAGCCAGGTTTCTCAATTGAAAAACCATAATCGCCGTTACGATCTGCTGGCGGAATTGAACGTTCGTCCGCGTACGTCGTATCTGGCGAAATTACGCAATCCCAATCCTGAACTTGAAGTGAAGGTGGGTTAATCAACTTTCAGTTATCAACTTAACGAGAAGCATTGTGAGCACGACAACACATCCTACGGACATGCACGGCGAACCGGTTTTGGTTACGGGTAACCCGACCTTCACAACGGTCACCGATGACATCAGCAGAGTAGTCGAAAACAAACCGCCCCGCGTATGGTACATTGCTTTCGGCGTCGCCGTGAGCTTTCTCATGGTTTTCCTGGTGGCGTTCGGATATTTATTATGGGAAGGAACCGGTATCTGGGGCATCAGCGTTCCCGTCTCCTGGGGTTTCGCGATCGTCAACTTCGTCTGGTGGGTCGGTATCGGCCACGCCGGTACGTTGATCTCAGCTGTTTTGTTCCTCTTGCGTCAGCGCTGGAGAACATCAATTAACCGTTTCGCAGAAGCGATGACAATTTTCGCCGTTATTTGCGCGTTAATATTTCCCGGTATTCACGTCGGTCGTATCTGGGTGACGTACTGGTTTGCACCGGTGCCTAATCAGATGAGTATGTGGCCGAATTTCCGCAGCCCGTTGCTGTGGGACTTTTTTGCTGTCGGAACCTACTTCACGGTATCGCTGATGTTTTGGTACGTCGGTTTGATCCCGGATTTAGCAACGCTTCGCGATCGCGCGAAAAAAGGTATTCGCAAAGTCATGCTTGGTGTTTTTGCACTCGGATGGCGCGGCGGCAATCAACAATGGAAACATTACGAACTGGCTTACTTGATCCTGGCCGGTTTATCAACGCCGCTCGTTTTGTCCGTGCACTCGATCGTGAGTACCGACTTTGCGACCAGTATTCTTCCGGGCTGGCACACGACGATCTTCCCTCCTTACTTTGTTGCCGGCGCTATTTTCTCCGGATTTGCGCTCGTGATGACGCTGTCATTGATCGCCCGTAAAATTTTCAAACTCGAACATATTATCACAATGTATCACCTTGAGAATATGAATAAGGTGATGATGGTAACCGGTATG includes the following:
- a CDS encoding heme o synthase: MKSLLSSYVTLTKPTIMLLVIFTGATALLVEGSLIHEPVKFFLVLLGLYLTGGCANALNQYFERDIDARMDRTKKRRPLPMGDLSARHALIFSVSIGAIGVVIFAAVFNWLTAMLSLGTILFYSLFYTLYLKPNTSQNIVIGGAAGAMAPVGAWAAATGTMAVAPWIMFLIVFFWTPPHFWALALFCKDDYVKAKLPMMPVVKGDDSTLNQMFFYSIVLVAVSLGLIAFGGGALYAAVAIVLGAMFLKKCWDAKHTKTEKQIRGLFGFSIVYLFALFFAMILDRFVSNVL
- a CDS encoding cytochrome c3 family protein, coding for MAQIFSKKANKVPLILVAAVTFGLVGAVGFLWYYGSPKFTDVGYRPKQPVPYSHKLHAGDLGMDCRYCHTGVEKSAVAMVPPTNTCMNCHKMVLTQSEKLLPVRESFASGMPVEWVKVHKIPDYAYFNHSVHINAGVGCESCHGNVAQMEVVEQKQPLSMGWCLECHRNPDMHLRKPSDITKMGWVPPKDQLAFAAQVKKEKHIAPPEDCSGCHR
- a CDS encoding TAT-variant-translocated molybdopterin oxidoreductase — its product is MKEKNTNKTYWRSLDELADTDEFKELVQREFPEGASEMSNPLTRRNFLSLMGASLAFAGLASCRRPVEKIIPYVVKPEEITLGLAEHYATVMPFGTRAYGVVVESHEGRPTKIEGNPKHPSSMGGTNSFIQASILGLYDPDRSKFPVNAGAQKTWADFVTAWRELYTQFGASKGAGLAVLSESFASPTMARLKAEFIKQFPQAKWVTYEPLSDENIYEGVKIATGKMLQPTYDYSQTQVILTLDADILYGENDNVMAARGFADGRRMKSESDSMNRLYVVESTMTVTGGMADHRLRLQNRQVGAFTAALAVALQSQGLNINVSGLTSSGSFDEKWINAVAKDLIKNGGKSIVVAGAGQPVGVHAIVTAINDALGNTGKTVTYRDMQDASVSNRTELADLVKAMNEANVLTLIMLGGNPVYNAPVDLDFATALSKVRTTIHLSSHVDETSKLTTWHIPQTHYLEMWGDARSTDGTVSVIQPLIEPLFGSTSPIEMLNLIATGRDVRGYEIVRETWQSLLKGLDFEKKWRLTLHDGLVEGSAAAGSTIKVDTKAIGQYVAANPFAGDAASSNDLEIVFVPSNASFDGRFANNGWLQELPNAITKISWDNLAIMSHKTAKEMGLHNNLKDGKYKQSMIRLEYQGRDLIMPVWIQPGQADYSITVALGYGRTDAGRIGNDIGFNTYMFRSSSAPYFDKGLKITKTDKTYLVACTQDHHGLDEETLAKQGVEERLPLIYREATLEEYKAKPDFASYKEVQPGLVPLMGKDGKPLSIYDSPVDYSKGYQWGMVIDLNACIGCNACTIACQSENNIPIVGKEQVGNGREMHWIRLDRYYRGDMDQPEMVYQPVACQHCETAPCEQVCPVAATVHDKEGLNTMVYNRCVGTRYCANNCPYKVRRFNFLDYNGGVSGFFQHDMPEILKMSKNPDVSVRQRGVMEKCTYCVQRISEGKIAAKKEGREVKDGEIMSACQQGCPTNAIVFGNINDPNSQVSQLKNHNRRYDLLAELNVRPRTSYLAKLRNPNPELEVKVG
- the nrfD gene encoding polysulfide reductase NrfD: MHGEPVLVTGNPTFTTVTDDISRVVENKPPRVWYIAFGVAVSFLMVFLVAFGYLLWEGTGIWGISVPVSWGFAIVNFVWWVGIGHAGTLISAVLFLLRQRWRTSINRFAEAMTIFAVICALIFPGIHVGRIWVTYWFAPVPNQMSMWPNFRSPLLWDFFAVGTYFTVSLMFWYVGLIPDLATLRDRAKKGIRKVMLGVFALGWRGGNQQWKHYELAYLILAGLSTPLVLSVHSIVSTDFATSILPGWHTTIFPPYFVAGAIFSGFALVMTLSLIARKIFKLEHIITMYHLENMNKVMMVTGMMVGYAYSCEFFIAWYSGNEYEAFAFINRAFGPYWWAYWSMIFCNVAVPQVFWSKKMRTSIPVMFVASILINIGMWFERFVIIVTLSRDYLPSSWDYYSPTAWDWLTYLGTFGLFFTCFLLFIRYLPMISMAEVKGVLPQAHPHHGNGQHH